Genomic segment of Hylaeus volcanicus isolate JK05 chromosome 6, UHH_iyHylVolc1.0_haploid, whole genome shotgun sequence:
aattccaatcattttttcaacaaattaagTATAAGTTAGTATTTAAGAGAATCTTTTATTAACGgtaaagaagaaaagtatAAAGTCTGATATTTTATTGATGATGAAGTATTTTATTGACAAATATCTTATCAGATTTTAAATAGAACACAATCTTTTTTCATCTTTATATGTTCGTGAGTCATTGAAGTGTTTCATCTAGATATCGGAAATACAATATAACTTTTAGGTTTCCGATAACGTACGTCGTCAAATCATGGATCTTCAATAACACAATCATGGCAATTACCAAAATCGTATTATTGATGGTGTGCTGCGGTAAGTTGCTATAActtctaatgaaaaatactaattttgaaagtaaCGATTACTAGATTTCTTTCTTAATACCATCGTTACGAAAACTCTTTTCTTTTGGTATGCAGAATTGCAGTTCACGTTGTCTCACATAACTATACCAGAACCGCTCAGAGAATGTTACAGAAGCGATGCTACATTAAATCCTCAATTTCCATTGAATTTACGTACAGTAGTGGACATCATACAAAAACTGGAGAAACATTCATATGCATCAATGGATATGAGAATGTTGTCGTCGTCGTTACTCCACAGGTTGCTTTGTACAATGAAATTATGTGTTAAACTTCGACTCTACATTATTCtgttgtaataaataacaatcaTTTTCTGTAAACGATAGATTTAAATTCGATGGTATCGagtttcaagaaaatatacaaGCCACTAACGATGTACTTCCATTCGGCGGAACTGgaagccaacgtgttaaaaatcAGATGATAGAAGAACTCATTCCAAGTAACACAGAAGCTTTACCAGTTCATGTATTGACACGTACCGAACGTTGTATACTCCACCAGGCTATTTcgaatacaattataaaacatgACGTTCAAAACGTAAATAAGTCTTGCCATCGAGTTATCCAAACTGAAAAACAAACAGgtaaatttgatgaaaaatgaagtatttaGGACAGTAAAGATGTAAGATTCTTACGCAGGCAAAAATATCCTCACCGATACATACAATTGTCCAAGACAACAAGGAGTTATTTTAACACCGTATGGCACTGTTGCTCTTGGATCAATTATAGGAGCCATTGCTGCATCTCTTCAACATCAAAATGTTGCTTTAAATCAGTTAATTGCTAGTTTGGGGACACCTGCTTCAGGTATAAAATTAGCGTAAACGTTAGTGTAATGCACTACAGTCAACGATGTTTCCAGTTCCTGTAGGGATAAACGCTACACGCACATCGAATACAAAATACGACGAGGAAGAAATCGACTTTGTTCTACCAAAAAGTCAAATGATTCACGAAGAGTATATGTGGTATCGTACTTTAATGAGTTCGTCTGTAGAACTTGATAATGTATGGTTGACTACAATTGCGGGTATAGCATTCATCCACGTTAACattcgtattttaattatatagtaTCGATACGcaaaggattttattttactaggCGATTTAGCAGAAATGACAGTGTATCAAGGACCTTTGGTAGGTAATAATATGTCTCTTGGTGCAACAGGATTTTGGAACAATACAATGTATCCAACTGTTTATTATCTGACGAGTGAACACACAAGTTTTGAAGCGACTCGAGCTGAACTGTTAGGAGGCATTGATGGTAAACTGATAAAGTACAttctatcttttttaaatactgtttAAATACTACATAAATCCACattattgaacaaataatttatgaaacactTTAGGTTTGATTATTGCAAGTAACTTGCAGACCTGGATTCAAAAATTTTACAGTCTTCGGCTTagtcaaattttaaatatgtactATTCGTACGAAGGCATCGCTTTCGACGTGAATGTTAAAGCCTGTAATCGAGCACAACATTTTGTACTTACCACGCCAAAGACTATTTTGAATGAGCAGGTTTGTCataaagtaaacgaaaatacAGAAAGTATATGATATTAACTTATAAATACTAGATCAATTTAACAGATTAACGCGATAGCTCAAATGTTAGCTTATCGAAAAAGCATAGCATATATATCTCCTGAAGCATTGCAACGAATGACAGAGTATGCCACCGAAAAATTTTATGCCTATGCAGAAAACCATCTATTCCCAGAGATACCTTGTCGAGAACCAATCAATCAAAATCGAGTAGAAGCATTAATTGTATTTGATGGTGCATGGGCTATAGAGTACACGACAAACTTTCTGGCGTAAGTCAATACAATTTTCTGCCCAATACTTTTAATTCTAATAGTGTTTCCTGTTAGCGTTTTAATACAAGACTTGGATGTATCGATGTACGGGTCAAAAATGGGAATAATACATGGTACTTCAGGAGAATGGCTGTTGAACGTTACAAACAGCCCATCGCTTGCATTCGaagcattaaataattttacaaatatctcGTGTAAGTTTTGTTATGgatacatatattgtatataggTATAGTTAAAGTATTCAAAGTAATATTCTTTTCAGGGCCGAcgcaattaaattatactagAGTTTTAGAGACAATATTTGCACATTTAAATAAGACTTGGGAAGATAATCGAAAACTCAACAGAATTGGAAACCTTGGTCAAGTAATTGTACTACTGATTCCTCTAAGCTACATGTCTGAAAATGATagacaatttataataacattattgcaagaaattaaataccatCATCCAGGTAAAAATCATTAtcctttaattaataattgggaattaaaaaaaaatttgtttctcttcATATTTATAGACGTTTACTTTGTGTACTATACCTCGCGGTATAATACCAATTTGTTTAATGCATTCATTTTATCGCACGAAGatcatttaataaacaacTCTAATATCGACGATGTCATTCAGCATCTTTCAATAAGTATGTTTCATCTTTAATACAATTAACTCTATTGATACCATAGTTTGTGCGTATCATCGATACATTTCATGTGCCCATTTTCAGTACCACGGACTCTAAGAcc
This window contains:
- the LOC128878956 gene encoding uncharacterized protein LOC128878956; translated protein: MSNRAPPYYRFPITYVVKSWIFNNTIMAITKIVLLMVCCELQFTLSHITIPEPLRECYRSDATLNPQFPLNLRTVVDIIQKLEKHSYASMDMRMLSSSLLHRFKFDGIEFQENIQATNDVLPFGGTGSQRVKNQMIEELIPSNTEALPVHVLTRTERCILHQAISNTIIKHDVQNVNKSCHRVIQTEKQTGKNILTDTYNCPRQQGVILTPYGTVALGSIIGAIAASLQHQNVALNQLIASLGTPASVPVGINATRTSNTKYDEEEIDFVLPKSQMIHEEYMWYRTLMSSSVELDNVWLTTIAGDLAEMTVYQGPLVGNNMSLGATGFWNNTMYPTVYYLTSEHTSFEATRAELLGGIDGLIIASNLQTWIQKFYSLRLSQILNMYYSYEGIAFDVNVKACNRAQHFVLTTPKTILNEQINAIAQMLAYRKSIAYISPEALQRMTEYATEKFYAYAENHLFPEIPCREPINQNRVEALIVFDGAWAIEYTTNFLAVLIQDLDVSMYGSKMGIIHGTSGEWLLNVTNSPSLAFEALNNFTNISWPTQLNYTRVLETIFAHLNKTWEDNRKLNRIGNLGQVIVLLIPLSYMSENDRQFIITLLQEIKYHHPDVYFVYYTSRYNTNLFNAFILSHEDHLINNSNIDDVIQHLSIIPRTLRPIKYIDSNSKNSTLQFEDYISPSKSMVYRLHSYWKRNMKRTLITIHNFDYGKINVCTWIQYQPGERQNYNCTEMDGYKEITLIDQSKCTKDLPCPDIYFRIQDVTSHFKCAEIDCRTPDQVRFIVRSENFYYESSADKNVPLFVLNVSLLFVYYVLSRTLL